The following proteins are encoded in a genomic region of Chaetodon auriga isolate fChaAug3 chromosome 8, fChaAug3.hap1, whole genome shotgun sequence:
- the mag gene encoding myelin-associated glycoprotein isoform X1: MWCLELLLPLLLIISDVSCQWNVWVPRDISAMTNSCVVIPCTFMYPSGIRPYRGIHGIWYFGQPYPQLFPPVVFKTRTDVVHESYKGRTKLLGDLHQRNCTLLINNIGTEHSGRYYFRADLGGANMYTFPDFAELKVLDQPNIDVPEEIVSDESLELTCYAPDNCPDMTPEIQWMYTDYLPDPEFSSDYLEESNTAVLSSTLTFTPRPMHNGQLLGCRVYYPNTTLVYERLISLDIKYAPRSVWVNVSSEVMEGSSVMLHCEVDSNPPPRISWMFGDQELLWDTASNVSLSLDDVTPAQEGIYTCIGDNGYGIMNTSLYLAVKYPPREPLVNDSVTVLEGTSLALHCSTQGSPAPTLTWLKDGELVGTITADELSVLEIVEITPQGDGQYRCLAENEHGRASSSLNITVEYAPVLLEESKCTVVREGVQCVCMATGNPEPTIEFYLPDLNVTINETDGRYNFYTHTDGHTSTGMIKLREKGERVDNGPAVNVHCSISNVYGRESVLLELQQEKKYMMAVIVGTIGGVAVIAFIIAAVRYVGHNNKKENGNPRQDVVLENPALYYSAVKKDKQNLRKKVLKTELLGSKFNSILEETTGEDGDYQPVGSMAGLERQELNYAALEFIGARSREGASGRGDDGSNYTEIKAK, encoded by the exons ATGTGGTGTTTGGAGCTGCTCTTGCCGCTGCTGTTGATCATCAGTG ATGTCAGTTGCCAGTGGAACGTTTGGGTACCTCGGGACATCTCGGCCATGACAAACTCCTGTGTGGTCATCCCGTGCACGTTCATGTATCCGTCTGGTATCAGGCCGTACCGAGGCATTCACGGCATCTGGTACTTCGGCCAGCCGTACCCTCAACTCTTCCCTCCTGTTGTCTTCAAGACGCGCACAGACGTCGTGCACGAGAGCTACAAGGGCCGCACCAAGCTGCTGGGTGACCTGCACCAGAGGAACTGCACTCTGCTCATCAACAACATCGGCACTGAGCACTCAGGGAGATACTACTTTCGCGCTGACCTCGGCGGAGCCAACATGTATACGTTCCCAGACTTTGCTGAGCTCAAAGTTCTGG ATCAACCCAACATCGACGTCCCAGAGGAGATTGTCAGCGATGAGAGTCTTGAGCTGACGTGCTACGCTCCAGACAACTGCCCCGACATGACTCCAGAGATCCAGTGGATGTACACCGACTACCTGCCCGACCCGGAGTTTAGCTCTGACTACCTGGAGGAGAGCAACACAGCTGTACTCTCCAGCACCCTCACCTTCACACCCAGACCCATGCACAACGGGCAGCTCCTGGGCTGCAGAGTCTACTACCCCAACACCACTCTGGTCTATGAGAGGCTCATCTCTCTGGACATCAAGT ACGCTCCACGCTCTGTGTGGGTGAACGTGTCCTCAGAGGTGATGGAGGGCAGTTCTGTGATGCTGCACTGCGAGGTGGACAGCAACCCTCCTCCCAGGATCTCCTGGATGTTCGGAGACCAGGAGCTTCTGTGGGACACGGCGTCCAAcgtctccctctccctggacgATGTGACGCCTGCACAGGAGGGAATCTACACCTGCATTGGGGACAATGGCTACGGCATCATGAACACTTCACTGTACCTGGCTGTCAAGT ACCCTCCCCGCGAGCCCCTGGTAAATGACTCCGTAACAGTACTAGAGGGAACCTCACTGGCCCTGCACTGCAGCACCCAGGGCAGCCCGGCTCCAACCCTCACCTGGCTGAAGGACGGGGAGCTGGTGGGCACCATCACCGCGGATGAGCTGTCAGTGCTGGAGATTGTGGAGATCACACCGCAGGGAGACGGGCAGTACCGCTGCCTGGCCGAGAACGAGCACGGAAGGGCCAGCAGCTCCCTCAACATCACCGTCGAGT ATGCTCCGGTCCTTCTGGAGGAGTCAAAGTGCACAGTGGTGAGGGAGGGTGTCCAGTGTGTCTGCATGGCCACAGGAAACCCTGAACCCACCATCGAGTTCTACCTGCCCGACCTGAACGTCACCATCAACGAAACAGACGGCCGGTACAACTTCTACACGCACACAGACGGTCACACCTCCACGGGTATGATCAAGCTGCGGGAGAAAGGCGAGCGGGTCGACAACGGTCCAGCCGTCAACGTCCACTGCAGCATCTCCAACGTGTACGGAAGAGAGAGCGTACTCCTGGAGCTACAGCAGGAGA AGAAGTACATGATGGCAGTTATCGTTGGCACCATCGGAGGAGTGGCGGTCATAGCCTTCATCATCGCAGCAGTGAGATACGTCGGCCACAACAACAAGAA AGAGAATGGCAACCCTAGGCAGGACGTGGTCCTGGAGAACCCAGCTTTGTACTACAGCGCAGTCAAGAAGGACAAACAAAATCTGAGGAAGAAAGTG CTTAAGACAGAGCTGTTGGGCTCAAAGTTTAACTCCATTCTAGAGGAGACCACG ggagAAGACGGGGATTATCAACCTGTGGGCTCTATGGCAGGACTGGAGAGGCAAGAGCTGAACTACGCTGCTCTGGAGTTTATCGGGGCCAGGTCCAGGGAGGGGGCCTCAGGGAGGGGGGATGACGGCAGCAACTACACGGAAATCAAAGCCAAATGA
- the mag gene encoding myelin-associated glycoprotein isoform X3 produces MWCLELLLPLLLIISDVSCQWNVWVPRDISAMTNSCVVIPCTFMYPSGIRPYRGIHGIWYFGQPYPQLFPPVVFKTRTDVVHESYKGRTKLLGDLHQRNCTLLINNIGTEHSGRYYFRADLGGANMYTFPDFAELKVLDQPNIDVPEEIVSDESLELTCYAPDNCPDMTPEIQWMYTDYLPDPEFSSDYLEESNTAVLSSTLTFTPRPMHNGQLLGCRVYYPNTTLVYERLISLDIKYAPRSVWVNVSSEVMEGSSVMLHCEVDSNPPPRISWMFGDQELLWDTASNVSLSLDDVTPAQEGIYTCIGDNGYGIMNTSLYLAVKYPPREPLVNDSVTVLEGTSLALHCSTQGSPAPTLTWLKDGELVGTITADELSVLEIVEITPQGDGQYRCLAENEHGRASSSLNITVEYAPVLLEESKCTVVREGVQCVCMATGNPEPTIEFYLPDLNVTINETDGRYNFYTHTDGHTSTGMIKLREKGERVDNGPAVNVHCSISNVYGRESVLLELQQEKKYMMAVIVGTIGGVAVIAFIIAAVRYVGHNNKNLRQSCWAQSLTPF; encoded by the exons ATGTGGTGTTTGGAGCTGCTCTTGCCGCTGCTGTTGATCATCAGTG ATGTCAGTTGCCAGTGGAACGTTTGGGTACCTCGGGACATCTCGGCCATGACAAACTCCTGTGTGGTCATCCCGTGCACGTTCATGTATCCGTCTGGTATCAGGCCGTACCGAGGCATTCACGGCATCTGGTACTTCGGCCAGCCGTACCCTCAACTCTTCCCTCCTGTTGTCTTCAAGACGCGCACAGACGTCGTGCACGAGAGCTACAAGGGCCGCACCAAGCTGCTGGGTGACCTGCACCAGAGGAACTGCACTCTGCTCATCAACAACATCGGCACTGAGCACTCAGGGAGATACTACTTTCGCGCTGACCTCGGCGGAGCCAACATGTATACGTTCCCAGACTTTGCTGAGCTCAAAGTTCTGG ATCAACCCAACATCGACGTCCCAGAGGAGATTGTCAGCGATGAGAGTCTTGAGCTGACGTGCTACGCTCCAGACAACTGCCCCGACATGACTCCAGAGATCCAGTGGATGTACACCGACTACCTGCCCGACCCGGAGTTTAGCTCTGACTACCTGGAGGAGAGCAACACAGCTGTACTCTCCAGCACCCTCACCTTCACACCCAGACCCATGCACAACGGGCAGCTCCTGGGCTGCAGAGTCTACTACCCCAACACCACTCTGGTCTATGAGAGGCTCATCTCTCTGGACATCAAGT ACGCTCCACGCTCTGTGTGGGTGAACGTGTCCTCAGAGGTGATGGAGGGCAGTTCTGTGATGCTGCACTGCGAGGTGGACAGCAACCCTCCTCCCAGGATCTCCTGGATGTTCGGAGACCAGGAGCTTCTGTGGGACACGGCGTCCAAcgtctccctctccctggacgATGTGACGCCTGCACAGGAGGGAATCTACACCTGCATTGGGGACAATGGCTACGGCATCATGAACACTTCACTGTACCTGGCTGTCAAGT ACCCTCCCCGCGAGCCCCTGGTAAATGACTCCGTAACAGTACTAGAGGGAACCTCACTGGCCCTGCACTGCAGCACCCAGGGCAGCCCGGCTCCAACCCTCACCTGGCTGAAGGACGGGGAGCTGGTGGGCACCATCACCGCGGATGAGCTGTCAGTGCTGGAGATTGTGGAGATCACACCGCAGGGAGACGGGCAGTACCGCTGCCTGGCCGAGAACGAGCACGGAAGGGCCAGCAGCTCCCTCAACATCACCGTCGAGT ATGCTCCGGTCCTTCTGGAGGAGTCAAAGTGCACAGTGGTGAGGGAGGGTGTCCAGTGTGTCTGCATGGCCACAGGAAACCCTGAACCCACCATCGAGTTCTACCTGCCCGACCTGAACGTCACCATCAACGAAACAGACGGCCGGTACAACTTCTACACGCACACAGACGGTCACACCTCCACGGGTATGATCAAGCTGCGGGAGAAAGGCGAGCGGGTCGACAACGGTCCAGCCGTCAACGTCCACTGCAGCATCTCCAACGTGTACGGAAGAGAGAGCGTACTCCTGGAGCTACAGCAGGAGA AGAAGTACATGATGGCAGTTATCGTTGGCACCATCGGAGGAGTGGCGGTCATAGCCTTCATCATCGCAGCAGTGAGATACGTCGGCCACAACAACAAGAA CTTAAGACAGAGCTGTTGGGCTCAAAGTTTAACTCCATTCTAG
- the mag gene encoding myelin-associated glycoprotein isoform X2 translates to MWCLELLLPLLLIISDVSCQWNVWVPRDISAMTNSCVVIPCTFMYPSGIRPYRGIHGIWYFGQPYPQLFPPVVFKTRTDVVHESYKGRTKLLGDLHQRNCTLLINNIGTEHSGRYYFRADLGGANMYTFPDFAELKVLDQPNIDVPEEIVSDESLELTCYAPDNCPDMTPEIQWMYTDYLPDPEFSSDYLEESNTAVLSSTLTFTPRPMHNGQLLGCRVYYPNTTLVYERLISLDIKYAPRSVWVNVSSEVMEGSSVMLHCEVDSNPPPRISWMFGDQELLWDTASNVSLSLDDVTPAQEGIYTCIGDNGYGIMNTSLYLAVKYPPREPLVNDSVTVLEGTSLALHCSTQGSPAPTLTWLKDGELVGTITADELSVLEIVEITPQGDGQYRCLAENEHGRASSSLNITVEYAPVLLEESKCTVVREGVQCVCMATGNPEPTIEFYLPDLNVTINETDGRYNFYTHTDGHTSTGMIKLREKGERVDNGPAVNVHCSISNVYGRESVLLELQQEKKYMMAVIVGTIGGVAVIAFIIAAVRYVGHNNKKEKTGIINLWALWQDWRGKS, encoded by the exons ATGTGGTGTTTGGAGCTGCTCTTGCCGCTGCTGTTGATCATCAGTG ATGTCAGTTGCCAGTGGAACGTTTGGGTACCTCGGGACATCTCGGCCATGACAAACTCCTGTGTGGTCATCCCGTGCACGTTCATGTATCCGTCTGGTATCAGGCCGTACCGAGGCATTCACGGCATCTGGTACTTCGGCCAGCCGTACCCTCAACTCTTCCCTCCTGTTGTCTTCAAGACGCGCACAGACGTCGTGCACGAGAGCTACAAGGGCCGCACCAAGCTGCTGGGTGACCTGCACCAGAGGAACTGCACTCTGCTCATCAACAACATCGGCACTGAGCACTCAGGGAGATACTACTTTCGCGCTGACCTCGGCGGAGCCAACATGTATACGTTCCCAGACTTTGCTGAGCTCAAAGTTCTGG ATCAACCCAACATCGACGTCCCAGAGGAGATTGTCAGCGATGAGAGTCTTGAGCTGACGTGCTACGCTCCAGACAACTGCCCCGACATGACTCCAGAGATCCAGTGGATGTACACCGACTACCTGCCCGACCCGGAGTTTAGCTCTGACTACCTGGAGGAGAGCAACACAGCTGTACTCTCCAGCACCCTCACCTTCACACCCAGACCCATGCACAACGGGCAGCTCCTGGGCTGCAGAGTCTACTACCCCAACACCACTCTGGTCTATGAGAGGCTCATCTCTCTGGACATCAAGT ACGCTCCACGCTCTGTGTGGGTGAACGTGTCCTCAGAGGTGATGGAGGGCAGTTCTGTGATGCTGCACTGCGAGGTGGACAGCAACCCTCCTCCCAGGATCTCCTGGATGTTCGGAGACCAGGAGCTTCTGTGGGACACGGCGTCCAAcgtctccctctccctggacgATGTGACGCCTGCACAGGAGGGAATCTACACCTGCATTGGGGACAATGGCTACGGCATCATGAACACTTCACTGTACCTGGCTGTCAAGT ACCCTCCCCGCGAGCCCCTGGTAAATGACTCCGTAACAGTACTAGAGGGAACCTCACTGGCCCTGCACTGCAGCACCCAGGGCAGCCCGGCTCCAACCCTCACCTGGCTGAAGGACGGGGAGCTGGTGGGCACCATCACCGCGGATGAGCTGTCAGTGCTGGAGATTGTGGAGATCACACCGCAGGGAGACGGGCAGTACCGCTGCCTGGCCGAGAACGAGCACGGAAGGGCCAGCAGCTCCCTCAACATCACCGTCGAGT ATGCTCCGGTCCTTCTGGAGGAGTCAAAGTGCACAGTGGTGAGGGAGGGTGTCCAGTGTGTCTGCATGGCCACAGGAAACCCTGAACCCACCATCGAGTTCTACCTGCCCGACCTGAACGTCACCATCAACGAAACAGACGGCCGGTACAACTTCTACACGCACACAGACGGTCACACCTCCACGGGTATGATCAAGCTGCGGGAGAAAGGCGAGCGGGTCGACAACGGTCCAGCCGTCAACGTCCACTGCAGCATCTCCAACGTGTACGGAAGAGAGAGCGTACTCCTGGAGCTACAGCAGGAGA AGAAGTACATGATGGCAGTTATCGTTGGCACCATCGGAGGAGTGGCGGTCATAGCCTTCATCATCGCAGCAGTGAGATACGTCGGCCACAACAACAAGAA ggagAAGACGGGGATTATCAACCTGTGGGCTCTATGGCAGGACTGGAGAGGCAAGAGCTGA
- the LOC143325014 gene encoding sialic acid-binding Ig-like lectin 5, with amino-acid sequence MLVLIWVTLLLPARGRTADTGPSFGGRTQCQNRFCITFNDGEITAEAGLCVVIPCSYTPDYNFYPQHMIWYKCESVKEKCGDLDMIFHTNKNSKNVQSGYKGRVSLLEPDVIQRNCSIIVNDLMESDSGVYQLRINGYLNGFPDGFTFSPRTTVSVKDLIQKPTVMIPPLTEGQQTTLTCIAPGLCSGSYPEITWTWRGAGGDDFHITGNITAFKTENLTSVTQRHSSTLTFNPSVIHHGTKVTCKVSFANNITTEETVTLNVACFPEILKNSGCEVQSEVLTCVCVSKGSPVPTIKWPLLKNHTEYSVITTVSNHTVNSTLTVKGHSNTVVECVSSSEVGEVRQNIKIITSERPEGPVQHCGPHSAVLPWAIAAVSLIVNVICITCMMFLWNTRKKMKPQQEDQTYMSLQEKDRSPEYDVIGQSLK; translated from the exons ATGTTAGTTCTCATCTGGGTGACTCTGCTGCTCCCTGCGAGAGGAAGAACTGCAGACACAG GTCCATCATTCGGGGGACGAACACAATGTCAAAATAGATTCTGCATCACTTTTAATGATGGAGAAATTACCGCAGAGGCCGGTCTCTGTGTTGTAATACCATGTTCTTACACCCCTGATTATAACTTTTATCCCCAACATATGATTTGGTACAAATGTGAatcagtgaaagaaaaatgtggtGACTTAGACATGATATTCCACACTAACAAGAACAGCAAAAACGTTCAGTCTGGGTACAAAGGACGGGTGTCACTGCTGGAGCCTGATGTGATTCAGAGGAACTGCAGCATCATCGTCAATGACCTCATGGAGTCAGACTCTGGAGTGTATCAACTCAGAATTAATGGTTACCTGAATGGGTTTCCAGATGGATTTACATTCTCTCCAAGAACAACTGTCTCTGTTAAAG ATCTGATCCAGAAGCCCACAGTGATGATTCCTCCTCTGACTGAGGGACAGCAGACCACGCTGACCTGCATTGCTCCTGGTCTGTGCTCTGGATCTTATCCTGAAATCACCTGGAcgtggagaggagcaggaggagacgaCTTTCACATCACAGGAAATATCACCGCTTTCAAGACTGAGAATCTGACTtctgtcacacagagacacagctcAACTTTGACTTTTAACCCTTCAGTCATACACCATGGCACTAAGGTCACCTGTAAGGTCAGCTTTGCAAACAACATCACTACAGAGGAGACAGTAACTCTGAATGTGGCCT gcttTCCAGAGATCTTAAAAAACTCTGGATGTGAGGTTCAGTCAGAGGTCCTGACCTGTGTGTGCGTCAGCAAGGGGTCTCCTGTACCTACCATCAAATGGCCGCTGTTGAAGAACCACACCGAGTACTCTGTCATTACCACAGTGTCAAACCACACAGTCAACAGCACGCTAACTGTGAAGGGCCACAGCAACACTGTTGTTgagtgtgtcagcagcagtgaagttGGGGAAGTGCGACAGAACATCAAGATCATAACTTCAGAGAGACCAgaag GTCCTGTGCAGCATTGTGGACCTCACAGTGCAGTGCTTCCCTGGGCCATCGCTGCTGTATCTCTCATTGTGAATGTCATCTGCATAACCTGCATGATGTTCCTTTG gaacacaagaaaaaagatgaaaccaCAGCAAGAGGACCAAACTTACATGTCACTGCAGGAAAAAGACCGATCACCAGAGTATGACGTTATTGGCCAGTCTCTGAAGTAA